The following proteins are co-located in the Agromyces laixinhei genome:
- a CDS encoding glycerate kinase → MHVVIAPDSFKGTASAADAAAAIARGWRSVRADDEVVERPMADGGEGTLDAFEAAVPDARRMPITVRGPVAVQGRVAVQGRATDSAPIATHWLLLPGGTGVVELAATSALSLVDPLAPFDAHTAGFGDAIAAALDAGVKRLLLAVGGSASTDGGVGALSALGARFLGVDGRPVGLGNRALGRLDRVELSGLRPLPDGGAVVLGDVTNPLLGEGGAAAVFGPQKGADAADIIVLEANLARFARLVPGVSAEAPGAGAAGGAGFGLLAWGAEMGGGAALVASAAGLAHDLVGADLVVTGEGRFDGQSEAGKAPSHVARLAAEAGAPVALIAGSITAEPRGFAASVALAGLAGDRAAAMADPVRWLEAAGARLARGHSSRTPGGT, encoded by the coding sequence ATGCATGTCGTCATCGCCCCCGACTCGTTCAAGGGCACGGCGAGTGCAGCGGATGCCGCGGCCGCGATCGCGCGCGGATGGCGCTCCGTCCGCGCCGATGACGAGGTCGTCGAGCGCCCCATGGCCGACGGCGGCGAGGGAACCCTCGACGCGTTCGAAGCCGCCGTGCCCGATGCCCGGCGCATGCCGATCACGGTGCGCGGGCCGGTCGCGGTGCAGGGGCGGGTCGCGGTGCAGGGGCGGGCGACCGACTCGGCACCGATCGCGACGCACTGGCTGCTGCTGCCCGGCGGCACAGGGGTCGTCGAACTCGCGGCGACGTCGGCCCTCTCGCTGGTCGACCCGCTCGCGCCGTTCGATGCGCACACCGCCGGCTTCGGCGACGCGATCGCCGCCGCCCTCGACGCGGGCGTGAAGCGACTCCTGCTCGCGGTCGGCGGCAGCGCATCGACGGATGGCGGCGTGGGCGCTCTGTCGGCGCTCGGCGCTCGATTCCTCGGCGTCGACGGACGCCCGGTCGGCCTCGGCAATCGGGCGCTCGGTCGACTCGATCGGGTCGAACTCTCCGGCCTCCGCCCGCTCCCCGATGGCGGGGCGGTGGTTCTCGGCGACGTCACGAACCCGCTCCTCGGCGAGGGCGGCGCCGCTGCCGTCTTCGGTCCGCAGAAGGGGGCGGATGCTGCCGACATCATCGTGCTCGAGGCCAATCTCGCCCGGTTCGCACGTCTCGTGCCCGGGGTCTCAGCGGAGGCGCCGGGCGCGGGTGCCGCGGGCGGAGCCGGCTTCGGCCTGCTCGCCTGGGGCGCGGAGATGGGCGGAGGGGCGGCACTCGTGGCGAGCGCCGCCGGGCTTGCTCACGATCTCGTCGGCGCCGACCTGGTGGTCACCGGCGAGGGCCGCTTCGACGGGCAGTCCGAGGCGGGCAAGGCGCCGAGCCACGTCGCCCGGTTGGCTGCCGAGGCAGGTGCGCCGGTGGCGCTCATTGCCGGGTCGATCACCGCCGAGCCGCGCGGGTTCGCGGCATCCGTCGCTCTGGCCGGTCTCGCCGGAGACCGGGCGGCCGCGATGGCGGACCCGGTGCGGTGGCTCGAGGCCGCAGGCGCCCGACTCGCCCGCGGGCATTCGAGTCGGACCCCGGGTGGGACCTGA
- a CDS encoding GNAT family N-acetyltransferase produces MSFDLQGFPADSEALASLAARGLDYRLVDTADAAATSAWVEADFRGFHHARPRQIDLDYDRGLLAERRVHGVYDRAILEPAIPVATVSSWPTGLSVPGGRSVDAWAVSSVTVSPTHRRRGIARALMLAELQNARAAGAALAMLTATEATIYGRYGYAPAARAATVFVDRRRVHWVGPDAPGRVQFVDGAAIREIAPGIARRAVARTPGEIDRWPALLDRVLGLFDPDSERSRARRVVRYDDERGQAQGFAVFHVTRPPNEPGVAEFDFLAAATDDAERALWRFLIEQDFVSGTRGLLRSIDEPLPWLLEDPRAVTFSEVVDHLWLRMIDPIAALAARRYGAPGRLVIEVDDPMGIAGGRFELVVDDSGRAEVTALEQSDASASARGVRRIGLGVRELGAIYLGGVHPSVLARAGRITERSRGSIAAADAMFAAQRTPHLSIWF; encoded by the coding sequence ATGTCGTTCGACCTGCAGGGGTTCCCCGCTGATTCCGAAGCGCTCGCCTCGCTCGCCGCGAGAGGACTCGACTACCGTCTGGTCGACACCGCAGACGCGGCGGCGACGTCGGCGTGGGTCGAAGCCGACTTCCGCGGGTTCCACCACGCCCGCCCGAGGCAGATCGACCTCGACTACGATCGCGGCTTGCTCGCCGAGCGACGGGTGCACGGTGTCTACGACCGGGCCATCCTCGAACCGGCGATTCCCGTCGCCACCGTCTCGAGTTGGCCGACGGGGCTGAGCGTGCCCGGCGGGCGCAGTGTCGACGCCTGGGCCGTGAGTTCGGTCACGGTTTCACCGACGCATCGGCGCCGCGGCATCGCCAGGGCGCTCATGCTCGCCGAATTGCAGAACGCGCGTGCGGCGGGCGCCGCGCTCGCGATGCTGACCGCCACCGAAGCCACGATCTACGGCAGGTACGGGTACGCTCCGGCAGCGCGCGCCGCGACCGTGTTCGTCGATCGGCGGCGCGTGCACTGGGTCGGGCCGGATGCCCCGGGCCGCGTGCAGTTCGTCGACGGGGCCGCCATCCGCGAGATCGCTCCGGGCATCGCGCGGCGTGCCGTGGCGCGCACTCCAGGCGAGATCGACCGCTGGCCGGCGCTCCTCGATCGCGTGCTCGGCCTCTTCGACCCCGACAGCGAGCGCTCGAGGGCGCGCCGCGTCGTGCGCTACGACGACGAACGGGGCCAGGCCCAGGGCTTCGCCGTCTTCCACGTGACTCGCCCGCCCAACGAACCGGGCGTCGCCGAGTTCGACTTCCTCGCGGCGGCGACCGACGACGCCGAGCGCGCACTCTGGCGGTTCCTCATCGAGCAGGACTTCGTGTCGGGCACGCGCGGGTTGCTCCGATCGATCGACGAGCCGCTCCCCTGGCTCCTCGAAGATCCGCGGGCCGTCACCTTCTCCGAGGTCGTCGACCACCTGTGGCTCCGCATGATCGACCCGATCGCCGCGCTCGCCGCACGACGCTACGGCGCGCCGGGGCGACTCGTCATCGAGGTCGACGACCCCATGGGCATCGCGGGCGGCCGGTTCGAACTCGTCGTCGACGACAGCGGACGTGCAGAGGTCACTGCCCTCGAGCAGTCGGATGCTTCGGCATCCGCGAGGGGTGTTCGCCGCATCGGCCTCGGGGTGCGCGAACTCGGGGCGATCTACCTCGGCGGGGTGCATCCGTCTGTGCTCGCGCGTGCGGGGCGCATCACCGAGCGCTCACGCGGGTCGATCGCAGCGGCCGACGCCATGTTCGCCGCGCAGCGCACGCCGCACCTCAGCATCTGGTTCTGA
- a CDS encoding AI-2E family transporter, translated as MRIRTKRVQPTPPPAAAEITGAGDSRAPEVRINAFRIGFVGALGVLLAVLIGGIVAELGTVILYVALALFLALGLDPVVSWLQRRGMARWIAIVIVFAAVIGIFVGLIATIVPIVVEQTTNIVENWDVIVENVQNSDFRVWLDNLTGTGHAIKDAIESAGLWLADPANLGSLGGGILAVGAGIAGGFTGATIVLILTLYFLASLDSMKRYAARFVPATSRPGYRDVSEEITGSVGRYVIGQFGLGAINGVLSLIYLSIIGAPAPILLAFIAFLFSLVPLVGTLTGAVIISLVSFAASPTTALAAAVYYLIYMQVEAYVLSPRIMSRAVAVPGALVVIAAVAGGTLGGVLGALVAIPVAASLIIIVEKVIFPRQDTI; from the coding sequence ATGAGGATCCGTACGAAACGAGTGCAGCCCACGCCACCACCCGCTGCAGCAGAGATCACCGGCGCCGGGGACTCCCGCGCGCCCGAGGTTCGGATCAACGCGTTCCGCATCGGCTTCGTCGGCGCGCTCGGCGTGCTGCTCGCGGTCCTCATCGGCGGCATCGTCGCCGAGCTCGGCACCGTCATCCTCTACGTCGCGCTCGCACTCTTCCTCGCGCTCGGTCTCGACCCGGTCGTGAGCTGGCTGCAGCGGCGCGGGATGGCCCGCTGGATCGCGATCGTCATCGTGTTCGCTGCGGTGATCGGCATCTTCGTCGGGCTCATCGCCACGATCGTGCCGATCGTCGTCGAACAGACCACCAACATCGTCGAGAACTGGGACGTCATCGTCGAGAACGTGCAGAACAGCGACTTCAGGGTGTGGCTCGACAATCTCACCGGCACCGGGCACGCGATCAAGGACGCGATCGAGTCGGCCGGCCTGTGGCTCGCCGATCCGGCGAACCTCGGTTCGCTCGGCGGCGGCATCCTCGCGGTCGGTGCCGGCATCGCAGGCGGGTTCACGGGCGCGACGATCGTGCTCATCCTCACCCTCTACTTCCTCGCCTCGCTCGACTCCATGAAGCGCTACGCGGCCCGGTTCGTGCCGGCGACTTCGCGCCCCGGGTATCGAGACGTTTCGGAGGAGATCACGGGATCCGTCGGCCGCTACGTCATCGGGCAGTTCGGGCTCGGGGCGATCAACGGTGTGCTGAGCCTCATCTACCTGTCGATCATCGGGGCACCCGCGCCGATCCTCCTGGCGTTCATCGCCTTCCTCTTCTCGCTCGTGCCGCTCGTCGGCACACTGACGGGCGCGGTCATCATCTCGCTCGTCTCGTTCGCGGCGTCGCCGACGACGGCGCTCGCCGCCGCCGTCTACTACCTGATCTACATGCAGGTCGAGGCCTACGTGCTGAGCCCGCGCATCATGAGCCGAGCGGTCGCGGTGCCGGGTGCGCTCGTCGTGATCGCGGCCGTCGCGGGCGGCACGCTCGGCGGGGTCCTCGGCGCCCTCGTCGCGATCCCCGTCGCGGCGTCGCTCATCATCATCGTGGAGAAGGTCATCTTCCCGAGGCAGGACACGATCTGA